A portion of the Thermoanaerobaculia bacterium genome contains these proteins:
- a CDS encoding DUF5946 family protein: MFIHQHAVDAYAAQHAAENPKPIATAAGLIGLYLLAEKGWDGRRVQRAHMELGNRMKEWPALPPPDGRAALGVADLLAAPEGIERDRRIEEWARAVWASWSREHARVAELLEGPYRLRGQ, translated from the coding sequence GTGTTCATCCACCAGCACGCCGTCGATGCGTACGCGGCGCAGCACGCCGCGGAGAACCCGAAGCCGATCGCGACGGCGGCGGGGCTGATCGGCCTGTATCTCCTCGCGGAGAAGGGGTGGGACGGGCGGCGCGTCCAGCGGGCGCACATGGAGCTCGGCAACCGGATGAAGGAGTGGCCGGCGCTGCCGCCGCCGGACGGGCGCGCGGCCCTCGGCGTCGCGGACCTTCTCGCCGCGCCGGAGGGAATCGAGCGCGACCGCCGGATCGAGGAGTGGGCGCGGGCGGTGTGGGCGAGCTGGAGCCGGGAGCATGCGCGGGTCGCGGAGCTCCTCGAGGGGCCGTACCGCCTGCGCGGGCAGTGA
- a CDS encoding type II toxin-antitoxin system prevent-host-death family antitoxin, whose amino-acid sequence MADMAAIGGGIRILAIGRKSAASAAASRRLSGRGFEIEAVRAGPTAIRRAAGEAYDAILFDVRIRDEDSLGLVRALRSKAVDVPVILVLNEWSNRTALAAAELGAVQPLVRPVAPEALERALRIGAGVGSRARPSDGEVVSVSATRAKNEFGRYLEKAVQGGRVVIEKHDSPRAVMVSIGEFESLSRSRNARLGALTQKFDALVDRMQGSKARRAAQTAFEASPEELAKAAVAAARNGG is encoded by the coding sequence ATGGCTGATATGGCAGCGATCGGCGGCGGCATCCGGATTCTCGCGATCGGCCGTAAGAGCGCGGCCTCGGCCGCCGCGTCACGGCGGCTCTCCGGCCGCGGGTTCGAGATCGAGGCGGTTCGCGCCGGCCCCACCGCGATTCGACGGGCGGCGGGCGAAGCCTATGACGCGATTCTGTTCGACGTCCGCATACGCGACGAAGACTCGCTCGGCCTCGTCCGCGCGCTGCGATCGAAAGCCGTGGACGTGCCGGTGATCCTCGTTCTGAACGAGTGGAGCAACCGGACGGCTCTGGCGGCCGCCGAGCTCGGGGCCGTCCAGCCCCTGGTTCGTCCGGTGGCGCCGGAGGCTCTGGAGAGAGCGCTGCGGATCGGCGCCGGCGTCGGTTCTCGGGCGCGGCCGTCGGACGGCGAGGTGGTCTCGGTCAGCGCGACTCGAGCGAAGAACGAGTTCGGCCGTTATCTGGAGAAGGCCGTCCAGGGAGGCCGCGTCGTGATCGAGAAGCACGACTCTCCCAGGGCGGTGATGGTGTCCATCGGAGAATTCGAGAGCTTGAGCCGCTCGCGGAATGCTCGGCTCGGCGCGTTGACGCAGAAGTTCGACGCGCTCGTCGACCGGATGCAGGGATCGAAGGCGCGGCGCGCGGCCCAGACGGCTTTCGAGGCGTCGCCGGAAGAGCTCGCGAAGGCCGCGGTCGCCGCCGCCCGGAATGGCGGCTGA
- a CDS encoding zeta toxin family protein: MAADPPGTGRIYVLAGVNGAGKSSILGAMMHATGAEYFDPDEATRQILEHDPGLSPEEANAAAWAEGARRLDQAIENRTDFNFETTLGGRTITARLEKAAAAGLEVRVWYVGLTTPDLHVARVRARVARGGHDIPEARIRSRYDSSRTNLVRLVPRLTELWIYDNSIEGDPSDGVAPSPRLILHARRRRIAEMCAPESVPEWAKPVVQAALDAAPGGKR; encoded by the coding sequence ATGGCGGCTGATCCACCCGGAACGGGCCGAATTTACGTCCTCGCCGGAGTGAACGGGGCCGGCAAGAGCAGCATCCTCGGCGCGATGATGCACGCCACGGGCGCCGAATACTTCGATCCCGACGAGGCGACGCGGCAGATCCTCGAACACGACCCGGGACTGTCGCCCGAGGAGGCCAACGCTGCCGCCTGGGCGGAGGGCGCTCGGCGCCTCGATCAGGCGATCGAAAACCGAACGGATTTCAACTTCGAGACCACTCTCGGTGGCCGGACGATCACCGCTCGTCTCGAGAAGGCCGCCGCCGCCGGGCTCGAGGTTCGCGTGTGGTACGTCGGATTGACGACTCCGGATCTGCACGTCGCGCGGGTCCGCGCTCGGGTCGCTCGAGGGGGACACGACATTCCCGAGGCGAGAATCCGCAGCCGATACGACAGCAGCCGGACGAATCTGGTGCGGCTGGTGCCTCGCCTGACGGAGCTCTGGATCTACGACAACAGCATCGAGGGTGACCCGAGCGACGGCGTTGCTCCCTCTCCCAGGCTCATCCTGCACGCGCGGAGGCGCCGGATCGCGGAGATGTGCGCCCCCGAATCGGTGCCCGAGTGGGCGAAGCCCGTCGTCCAGGCTGCGCTCGACGCGGCGCCCGGAGGAAAGCGGTGA
- the asd gene encoding aspartate-semialdehyde dehydrogenase, whose amino-acid sequence MADRIPVAVLGATGAVGQRFVQLLDRHPWFELAEAAASERSAGRSYGEAARWILPGAIPAAAARLTVRRVGEPLASTVVFSALDAETAREAEPRYARDGHVVVSNASAFRMHPAVPLLVPEINPESIDLLPRQPWSSGGGGIVTNPNCCVAGLALALAPLERLFGIAHVTVTTLQALSGAGYPGVASLDAAGNVIPHIAGEEEKIEEEPGKILRANFPISVSVNRVPVRDGHTESVFVKLKRPAELSEIRSALAEFRGEPQRLGLPSAPEAPIVVLDEPDRPQPARDVEREGGMAVFAGNLRRDPWFDARFTVLVHNTVRGAAGAALENAELLAARGLVGRAAAGSAEAARCTTGETVRCAAGEAAKCAAGEAAN is encoded by the coding sequence GTGGCAGACAGGATTCCGGTGGCAGTCCTCGGGGCGACGGGAGCCGTGGGGCAGCGATTCGTGCAGCTCCTCGACCGCCACCCGTGGTTCGAGCTCGCCGAGGCGGCGGCCTCCGAGAGGTCCGCCGGAAGGAGCTACGGCGAGGCGGCGCGATGGATCCTGCCGGGCGCGATCCCGGCGGCGGCCGCGCGGCTGACGGTCCGGCGCGTCGGCGAGCCGCTCGCATCCACGGTCGTCTTCTCCGCCCTCGATGCGGAGACGGCGCGGGAGGCCGAGCCGCGATACGCGCGGGACGGCCACGTCGTCGTCTCGAACGCCTCCGCCTTTCGCATGCATCCCGCCGTTCCTCTCCTCGTCCCCGAGATCAATCCCGAATCGATCGACCTCCTTCCCCGGCAGCCGTGGTCTTCGGGCGGCGGCGGCATCGTGACGAACCCGAACTGCTGTGTCGCCGGCCTCGCGCTCGCGCTCGCTCCACTGGAAAGGCTCTTCGGGATCGCCCATGTGACGGTCACGACGCTCCAGGCCCTCTCGGGCGCGGGCTACCCGGGTGTCGCGTCGCTCGACGCGGCCGGCAACGTCATTCCGCACATCGCCGGGGAAGAGGAGAAGATCGAGGAGGAGCCGGGCAAGATCCTCCGCGCCAATTTTCCGATTTCCGTCTCGGTCAACCGCGTTCCGGTTCGCGACGGCCATACGGAATCCGTCTTCGTGAAGCTGAAGAGGCCCGCGGAGCTCTCGGAGATCCGGAGCGCGCTCGCCGAATTCCGGGGCGAGCCGCAGCGCCTCGGCCTTCCTTCGGCGCCCGAAGCCCCGATCGTCGTCCTCGACGAGCCGGACCGTCCGCAGCCGGCCCGGGACGTCGAGCGGGAGGGCGGGATGGCCGTCTTCGCCGGTAATCTCCGGCGCGACCCGTGGTTCGACGCGCGGTTCACGGTGCTCGTCCACAACACGGTCCGGGGAGCGGCGGGAGCGGCGCTCGAGAATGCGGAGCTCCTCGCCGCGCGCGGGCTCGTCGGCCGCGCCGCGGCCGGGAGCGCGGAGGCGGCGCGATGCACGACGGGAGAGACGGTGCGATGCGCTGCCGGCGAGGCGGCGAAATGCGCTGCCGGCGAGGCGGCGAATTGA
- a CDS encoding aspartate kinase, which yields MKFGGTSVEDGARIRQVARIVASRRREGRLVVISALGGVTDALAAAAEAARDGDETASRDRLRALEDRHLRTVEEAGISGSDASRLVEEISLTFGRLNELVSGVVLLGELSGRTRDAILAAGELLSSRIVAAALRARGCEATWHDPRELVATSSDFGAAVADESAIAANTAVLRTSLARNGVAVTGGFVGRDRAGETTTLGRGGSDYSASLLGAALGASVIEIWTDVDGLMTADPRVVPAARLVPEVSYAEASELAFFGAKVLHPATIRPAVASGIPVRIRNTARPGGKGTEIRRDAGGTGVRALAARPGAAAIFARNPRMLLSEGYASRIFAVFEKHRVPVDVIATSEISISTTVSASAPVDDVVRDLGRFCEVETIRGLAVVSVVGRGLRTTPGIAAKTFAALDDINVVMISQGASETNLTFVIDEGSVRSALERLHRTFFEEIEGRAEECA from the coding sequence ATGAAGTTCGGGGGAACGTCCGTCGAGGACGGAGCGCGCATCCGTCAAGTCGCGCGGATCGTCGCCTCCCGGCGGCGCGAAGGGCGCCTCGTCGTGATCTCCGCGCTCGGCGGCGTGACGGATGCCCTCGCGGCCGCGGCGGAAGCCGCCCGAGACGGCGACGAAACGGCATCCCGCGACCGGCTCCGGGCCCTGGAAGACCGTCACCTCCGCACGGTCGAGGAGGCGGGGATCTCCGGGAGCGACGCCTCGCGGCTCGTCGAGGAGATCTCGCTGACGTTCGGACGCCTGAATGAGCTCGTGTCCGGTGTCGTGCTCCTCGGGGAGCTCTCCGGCCGGACTCGGGATGCGATTCTCGCGGCGGGCGAGCTCCTCTCGTCGCGGATCGTCGCGGCGGCCCTGCGCGCCCGCGGGTGCGAGGCGACCTGGCACGACCCGCGCGAGCTCGTCGCCACGAGCTCCGACTTCGGGGCCGCGGTCGCCGACGAGAGCGCCATCGCCGCGAACACGGCCGTTCTCCGGACGAGTCTCGCCCGGAACGGCGTCGCCGTCACGGGAGGTTTCGTCGGGCGGGACCGGGCGGGCGAGACGACGACGCTCGGGCGAGGCGGCTCCGATTACTCGGCTTCGCTCCTGGGCGCCGCGCTCGGAGCTTCCGTGATCGAGATCTGGACGGACGTCGACGGGCTGATGACGGCCGATCCCCGCGTCGTTCCCGCGGCGCGCCTCGTGCCCGAGGTCTCCTACGCCGAGGCCTCGGAGCTCGCTTTCTTCGGCGCGAAGGTCCTCCATCCGGCGACGATTCGTCCCGCGGTCGCGAGCGGCATCCCGGTGCGGATCCGCAATACGGCCCGGCCCGGCGGGAAGGGGACCGAGATCCGCCGCGACGCGGGCGGGACGGGCGTCCGGGCGCTGGCCGCGCGCCCGGGAGCCGCGGCGATCTTCGCCCGCAATCCCCGCATGCTGCTCTCGGAGGGGTACGCCTCGAGGATCTTCGCCGTCTTCGAGAAGCACCGCGTTCCCGTGGACGTGATCGCGACGAGCGAGATCTCGATCTCGACGACGGTCTCGGCGTCGGCGCCGGTCGACGACGTCGTCCGCGACCTCGGCCGCTTCTGCGAGGTCGAGACCATCCGAGGCCTCGCCGTCGTGAGCGTCGTCGGACGCGGTCTCCGGACGACACCCGGCATCGCGGCGAAGACGTTCGCCGCGCTCGACGACATCAACGTCGTGATGATCTCGCAGGGCGCGAGCGAGACGAACCTGACTTTCGTGATCGACGAGGGGAGCGTGCGCTCCGCGCTCGAAAGGCTCCACCGGACGTTCTTCGAGGAAATCGAGGGGCGCGCGGAGGAATGCGCGTGA